The genomic window ATTAGAGGCTTATGCCCAACATAAGCGGTCTAATGACATAGGTTATGATAAAAATTTGAATTTCTTACAAAACATAGGTGTTTCAACATTTATAGTTTGTGTAGCCGAAGGAGGTCAATTTTTAATTCAGAAAAGAAATCAAGACTTGGAAGATGTCTTTTACGGAATTCTAGGAAGTATAATAGGAGTATTAGTATATTTTTTATTTAATAGAGTAAGAAAGAAATGCGAAATCGGCATAAATTTACCTTCATAATTTGCTGTGCCATTGCAGATATGATTGCTATGGTACTAGGAACAGTACTATTCTTAAATTTTGCTACAGAAGAAATAGTAGGTTGGAATACTCTCTTTCTTGACAAAATGATTCCTATAACAATTTTGAGTTGGTTGTTTGCTGTAACCTATTTTAAATTGTACCGAGTTGACGTTCTTTTTAGTCTGGAATATTTTTTTAGTAACAGCTGGCGTGCTTTCTTAACACAAAGAATTCTATGGCATAGTTATATATTTATTTTTCAGGATGATGTGATTTACTTTTTTGGGAGTAAAGCTAATTTGTTTCAATTGAGCTTTTTGCTAGCTTATTTTTTGTTGTCAAGAATTTTGTTTACGATTATTATTGGTAAAATTAAGAATTGGGTTGTCAAACGTTATACAGTAGCAATTTGGGGATTTAATAGAACAAGTATTGAATTAGCAACTCATTTAGAAAGCAACTCATTTTTTATTCATTTTTTGGGAATTCTTAACGAAAATTCAACAGTCAATTACACGAATAATGAAGAGTTTACCGCGGCGCTTACAGAAGCAATTCTGAATGCATCAAATCAAAATGTAAATGAGTTGTATATTGTTTCTAAACCTGATTTTATTTCAGACTTGAATTGTTTCTTTGAACTAGGTGATAAACATTGCATGCGATTGAAATTTGTTCCTGATTTTTCATCCATTTCAAAGAAACATTTTAGTTCCACGCATTTAGATAATTTTCATGTGATTAAACCTCGTTATGAGCCATTGCAAAATGCTTATAATAGGTTAGTTAAGAGGGTTTTTGATATTGTTTTTAGCAGTTTGGTTATTGTTTTCATATTGTCGTGGCTTTATCCTTTGTTGGCATTTATTATCAAGAAGCAAAGTAAAGGACCAGTTTTATTCAAGCAAATGCGAACGGGTAAAAAAAATGAACCTTTTTGGTGTTATAAATTTAGGAGTATGTATGTAAATGTTGGTGATGAAAGCCAACAAGCTAAAAAAGGCGATTCGAGAATTACACCAATAGGAAAATTTCTTCGGTGTTCCAGTTTAGATGAAATGCCTCAATTTTTTAATGTTTTAATTGGTGACATGAGTGTTGTAGGGCCTCGTCCACACATGATTAAACATACATCAGATTATAATGATCATATTAATAATTTTATGGTTCGTCATTTTGTCAAACCAGGAATTACGGGTTTAGCACAAGTATCAGGTCTTCGGGGCGAAACAAAAGAAGTGTCTGATATGGTACGTAGGGTAAATAAAGATATTGAATATGTACAACGTTGGAGTTTAATAAAAGACATTAAAATTTGCTTTTTAACAATTATAGTAACATTAAAGGGTGATAAAAACGCTTTTTAAATTAAAAAAAAAAATAGAAATTATGGATATTAACTACTTTATTGGTTTGCTTACAGGAATTTCTGTAACTACTTTCATCATTGGAAAAGAATTGTATAAATATTATACAAAATACACCATTCAACAAAAACAGTTGAACAGAATTTTGAAATTGAATGATAAAATTCAAAAAAAGCAGTCTATTAAAACTACAAATTTAGCTGCTAGTGTAAGTTAATTTTGGATAGTTATTGCTACAGACGTAGGTAAATTATAATTCAAATTTGAAAACCCAATACAAGACATAGTCTAGTATTGGGTTTTTTTAGTGTACAAAAATAGAGGATATGTCCCAAAACTCTTTTAAAATTGTTGTTGGTCGAAATTGTGAGTATTAGAATTTTAAATACCATAATTTTATATCTAAATAATTAATAATCAAAAACAAAGTTCGTTCTCATGAAAAAACTATTTCTATTATTTAATTTTTTCTACATTATACATTCGCTTTATAGTCATGAATTTATAAAACCACCGATGCCTTTTGGACCAATTCCATCGCAAAAACAAATAGATTGGCAGGAAATGGAATCTTATGCTTTTATCCATTTTTCTCTAAACACTTTTACCAATAAAGAATGGGGTTATGGTGACGAATCGCCTGAATTATTCAATCCAACTGCTCTTGATGCACGACAATGGGCTAAAGTGGTTAAAGAAGCTGGAATGAAAGGAATTATACTAGTAGCGAAGCATCATGATGGTTTTTGTTTGTGGCCATCAGCTTATACAGAGCGTTCTGTAAAAAATTCGCCTTGGAAAAATGGCAAAGGCGATGTTATAAAAGAATTGGCAGTAGCCTGCAAAGAATACGATTTAAAATTAGGGCTCTATCTTTCGCCTTGGGATAGAAATCATCCCGATTACGGAAAACCAGCCTACATTACTTATTTCAGAAATCAGTTGAAAGAATTACTCACTAATTATGGTGATGTATTCGAAATGTGGTTTGACGGTGCTAATGGTGGCGACGGCTATTATGGCGGAGCCAATGAAATTCGAAAAATTAATACACTTCAATATTATGATTGGGATGAAACCTATAAATTAATTTATAAAATGGCTCCCAAAACACTGGTTTGGGGAATTGGTCCATCGGAAGCAAGGTGGATAGGAAATGAAGAAGGTTTTGCCAATGCAACCAACTGGAGCCTTTTGCGTCAAAAAGATGATTTGGCTGGAAAAGTACATTATTCCGAGTTTATGTCGGGACATGAAGATGGCGAAAAATGGGTTCCTGGAGAAGCCGATGTTTCTATCAGACCAGGTTGGTTTTACCACGAAGTAGAAGATGATAAAGTACGTTCATTGGACGAAATGGTTGATATTTATTATAAATCCATAGGTCGAAATGCGACTCTGCTGTTGAATTTGCCTCCAGACAAAAGAGGGTTAATTAACCAATACGATATTACGAGACTAAAAGAATTTACCGCAGTCATTCAATCCGATTTTAAAACAGAATTATTAGTAGCAACTAAAGTTACGGCAGTTAATATTCGAGGAAACGACGATACATTTTCGGCTAAAAACCTTATCGATGGCGACAAAAATTCCTATTGGGCAACAGATGATGGGATAAAAACAGCCGCTGTTGTATTTGAATTTAATACCCCAACTGCTGTTAATCGTCTTTTGCTTCAAGAATACATACAGTTAGGACAACGCATTAAAGCCTTTACAGTAGAAGCTAAAGTGGATGGAAAATGGAAAACAATTGCCACCGAAACGACTATTGGTTACAAAAGAATTTTACGATTTGATAGAGTAGTTGCTTCGGCATTGCGAGTAACTATTACAGATGCTAAAGCAAGTATTGTTTTGTCGAATATTCAAGCTTTTAACGCACCTACTTTTGTACACATTCCCGAAATTAATAGAGATAAAAATGGCGAAGTAACAATGCAATCTGAAGCAGGAAATCGTATTTATTACACTCTTGACGGTGCTGTTCCAACTGCGAAAAGTACTTTGTATAAAGCTCCTTTTCGATACAATAAAGCAGTTCAAATAAAAGCAATTGCAGTGAATATATCAGAAAATAGAAGCAGTGCAGTACAAACGGCTCAATACGGAATGTCTAAAGAAAAATGGAAAATCGAGACTGCTTCTAGTGGCGATAGGGATTCAGCAATACGAATTATAGACGGAAATTCTACTACGGGCTGGAGTTTTGGAGATGATAAACACCAATTGCCTCAAGAAGTTTCTATAGATATGGGCAAATTGATTGTAATAAAAGGATTCAGTTATGTGCCGCAGCAAGTGGGAAATAATCTGGATTTGATTTCTAATTATGAATTTTACACCAGTATTGATAATATCCAATGGACAAAGCAATCGGAAGGAGAATTTTCGAATATTAAAAACAATCCAATAGAGCAAATTAAACTTTTTTCGAAAGTTAAAGCGAGGTACATAAAATTTGTAGCAAAAGCAAAAATCGGAAAAGGAAACAGCCTTACGATAGGCGAAATAAACGTGATAGAATAACCTTGATTGTAATTATGAATTGTTTAAAATCAACTTTAAGTTTAGAATTATGTCTTTTGGCGAAGACCAATAGTTATTAGTCGAATTTTTAATTCTAGCCAATAATAAAGTTTTAATTTTATCCTATAGTAATAAACCAATAATTGTTAAAATGATTAAAGAAGGTATAAGTTATAAAGAGGCTGGAAAATTTGAAGAAACCCGTTTTGAGAAAATTCATAACGTAATTTTTGATTCGTCTAAAGAAGCTTCAGTATTAGTAGCACATGAAATAGCCAATTTAATTCAACTAAAAGAAGAATTGGGAGAGCCTTGTATTCTGGGATTAGCAACAGGATCTTCGCCTATAAAAGTGTATGAAGAACTGGTTAGATTGCACAAAGAAGAAGGTTTGAGTTTTGCAAATGTGGTAACCTTTAATCTGGATGAATATTATCCAATGGATAAAAACAATATTCAAAGTTACCATCATTTTATGCACGAACATCTTTTTGATCATGTAAATATTCTTCCAGAAAACATCAATATTCCCGACGGTAATATAAGCAGTGAAGAACTACAACAATACTGCATAGATTATGAAATGAAGATTAAATCCTACGGCGGATTGGATTTTCAATTACTAGGAATTGGTAGAACAGGACACATCGGGTTTAACGAACCAGGTTCACATATTAATTCAGGAACCAGAAGTATTACATTAGATCATTTGACTCGTGTTGATGCTGCTTCCTCATTTTTAGGAATTGATAATGTACCCAGAAGAGCCATCACAATGGGAATTGGTACGGTTCGAAATGCAAAAAGAATCGTTCTTTTAGCTTGGGGAATTAGCAAAGCAGATATTCTAAAAAATACTATCGAAGGCGAAGTTTCTTCACAAGTGCCAGCAACCTATTTGCAAGAACATAGTAACACGACTTTTGTTTTAGACAGCGAAGCATCATCAGAATTGACCCGAGTAAAAACACCTTGGTTGGTAAAATCATGTGTTTGGACTGAAGAATTAAAATTAAAGGCAGTAGTTTGGTTAAGCGAATTGACGACAAAACCAATTTTGAAGTTGACCGACAAAGATTATAACGATAACGGAATGTCTGGCTTAATCGCCGAAGAAGGAACAGCTTATAACTTGAATATTAAAATGTTCAATCTCCTACAGCATACCATCACAGGTTGGCCAGGCGGAAAACCCGATGCTGATGATACCTACAGACCTGAACGTTCTAATCCTTCAAAAAAGAGAGTAATTATTTTTAGTCCGCACCCTGATGATGATGTGATTTCGATGGGAGGAACTTTTGATCGATTAGTAGAACAAGGTCACGAAGTACATATTGCGTATCAAACCTCGGGAAATATAGCTGTTTCTAATGAAGAAGCATTGAAATTTGCCGAAGTTTCTTCGGTTTTAAATTCAGAATCAAAGGAGTCCAACAGCATTATTAATTTCTTGAAAAACAAAGGGAAAAACGATATTGACTCGGTTGAAGTTCAAAAATTAAAAGGATTAATTAGAAGAAGTGAATCTCTAGGAGCTACCCGATATTTAGGTGTTCCAGATACTAATGTTCATTTTTTAGACCTTCCTTTTTATGAAACAGGAACCGTAAAAAAAGGCAATCTTACAGCAGTTGATATAAAAATTATGTGCAATCTTATTGAAGATATCAAGCCACATCAAATTTATGCAGCAGGAGATTTAGCCGATCCACACGGAACCCACAAGGTATGTTTAGACAGTTTGTTTGAAGCTTTAAAACAATTAAAACACAATAGTTATATGGATGATTGTTGGGTTTGGTTGTATCGAGGAGCTTGGCACGAATGGGAATCTTACCAGATAGAAATGGCTGTTCCTATGAGTCCAGACCAAGTGCTTAAAAAACGCCATGCTATTTTTTATCACCAATCTCAAAAAGATGGCGTTATGTTTCAGGGCGATGATAGTAGAGAATTTTGGGTTCGTGCCGAAGATAGAAATAGAGAAACCGCAAAAAAATACAATGATTTAGGATTAGCTGAATATGCTGCAATAGAAGCATTCAAGCGTTATCATTTTTAATCATTATTAAAGATAGTTTAGTTAGTTTAAGTTGGTTATGGTTATGTTAGCTTGAAAAATGCAACCCTTGCGGTTGCATTTTTTGTTTATTCTCTTTTTGAAATTCGTTGAATTGAGCGAACGGAATTTATATTTAATAAAATTATAAAAATCGGTATTAAACAGAGGATTCGCTTTTAAAACTAGTAGAAACGAATTTCACGAATTAAAGATTGCTAAAATTGAATTGTCAAGAATTTAAGCGTTTTTATGATTTTGTGAAATTTTTAAAGTTTACTATTCGTGCAAATTTGTGGAATTCGTGTAAAAATTTTTTAAAAGCGAATGCCGTGGGTATTATATCGCCGAATTTAATATTCTTTGTTTTACCTCGTCAATATAAGATCTTCCTATAACGTATCGTAAACCTTCAATTTCGATGCTATTTCCCTCTACGGCATCAATTTTATCAATAGCCACAGTATAAGAGCGGTGTATTCGAATAAAATCTCTTTCGGGTAATAAACTAGTAAAATCGGATAAGGTACTGTGGATGATGTATTTGCCTGAAGTAGTGTTTATTTTTAGATAATCCTTTAGGCTTTCGATTACTAAAATTTCGTCCAAAAAAATCTTTTTCATTTTCTTTTTGTCAATTTTCACAAAAATAAATGGATGATCTTTACTGTTTTCTTGAGGGGTTTTATGTGTAGTATCAAGTCTTTTGTTGATTTTATTCACGGCTTTCATCAACCTTGGAAATTCTATAGGTTTGACTAAATAATCCAGAACATCTAATTCATAGGTTTCTATTGCAAATTCGTCATAGGCACTTGTGATGATAAGTAGCGGTGGATTTTCCAGACTTTTAATAAAATTAATTCCATCTAAAACGGGCATGTTAATATCGAGAAAAATAACATCAACACTGTTGTTTTTTAAAAAATTTAAACCTTCAATGGAATTACTGAATGAATTGATTAATTCTAAATCTTCAATTTGTTCGATGTAGTTTTTTATTACATTAATTGCTAATGGCTCATCATCTATTATTAGACATTTGATTTTCATTTTTTATATAATTTTTTAAGAGTCAAAACAATTGTAAAAAGGAGGGAGAAAATAAGTTTATCAGGAAACTTTAATTTTAAGCTTTATTACAAAAATATTGTTTTTATTTTTAATTGACAGCTTATAATCGTTTTTGTTATACCCTAATTCGAGTCTTTTTTTCACATTTTCAATTCCTATACCACTTGACTTGTTAAAGTTATCTACATGCTTTGTAATTGTAGGCATTGGGTTTGAAACCGAAAAATAAAGAAAATCTTCTTTAATCTTAAAATTGATGTCTATTTTAACATGTCCTACATTTTTATTGACACCGTGCTTGAAAGAATTTTCGATAAATGTGAGTAATAACATTGGCGAAATTTCCTTATCCTGAATATCGCCAGAAATATACATATTGACTTCCAGTCTTTCATCATGACGGATTCGTTCTAAATCCAGATAGTTTTGGATACAAAGAATTTCGTTTTCCAATGTTTGCTTCTTACTCTGCGTTTCATAAAGCATGTAGCGCATTAGCTCCGACAATTTCAGAATAATTTTAGGCGTTTTATTCGATTTTTCAACTGATAACGAATAAATATTATTCAGTGTATTAAAGAAAAAGTGAGGAGAAATTTGAGACTTTAAAAACAATAATTCGGTTTCAAGATTTGATTTTTCCAAATCAGTTACACGTTTATGTTCTTTGATAAAGTCTAAAGTAATTTTAATAGCCGTTACAAAAGTAATCACATAAAGTTCGCCTATCATCATATCGATGGTGTAATTGAGCGATAATTTATCTACATGTTCCGGACCTTCAGGCCATACATTGCGGCTTATTAATAAATAGGTAAGATTAAATTTTATTAACACCATACTAAACAAGGCAATTAATAAAACTATAACATAAGTAAGATATCTTTTTTTATAGACTAAATTAGGCATGAGCACTAAAATATTCAAATAACATAATGTCATGTGAATGGGAAAACCTAATAAATTAGATTTTAACGAATACAAATAGTCATTAAAATAACTTCCCCATCTAAAAGTATTAAATACGAAGTAAATTAACCAAAAGATAATATGGTAGTGCAATGGAATTTTGTGAAACTTGTTTGAGTTGAAAATCATTGTTGGGATTTTTAGGTTTCTTGTACCTTTTTGTGGTGTTTAGCTTTGTTTTTTTGTTATCCGTCTAAAATTATTTCGACAGCGCTCAAATTTATATAAATTTAATGTTAAAATTAAGAATATCGCTTATGAAGAATATCGCTTTAGTTGTTTTTACTGCAATCTTACTCGCTAATTGTAAATCAAACAGTGATAAAATTAACAGTAACAATGAAGATTTAATACATTTTGTTGACCCATTTATTGGAACAGGAGGACACGGACATACTTATCCAGGTGCCACAGTTCCTTTTGGAATGCTTCAGCCTAGTCCGGACAATGGTATTTCTAGTTGGGACTGGTGTTCGGGTTACCATTATTCAGATTCTATTGTTGCTGGTTTTAGCCA from Flavobacterium eburneipallidum includes these protein-coding regions:
- a CDS encoding VanZ family protein, whose translation is MSKKIVLLLLLFVIAVVFYFSWLPDSTFKNETYLPVWLLNWSNHYYNLRTAVPFLAVGFLLEAYAQHKRSNDIGYDKNLNFLQNIGVSTFIVCVAEGGQFLIQKRNQDLEDVFYGILGSIIGVLVYFLFNRVRKKCEIGINLPS
- a CDS encoding exopolysaccharide biosynthesis polyprenyl glycosylphosphotransferase is translated as MIAMVLGTVLFLNFATEEIVGWNTLFLDKMIPITILSWLFAVTYFKLYRVDVLFSLEYFFSNSWRAFLTQRILWHSYIFIFQDDVIYFFGSKANLFQLSFLLAYFLLSRILFTIIIGKIKNWVVKRYTVAIWGFNRTSIELATHLESNSFFIHFLGILNENSTVNYTNNEEFTAALTEAILNASNQNVNELYIVSKPDFISDLNCFFELGDKHCMRLKFVPDFSSISKKHFSSTHLDNFHVIKPRYEPLQNAYNRLVKRVFDIVFSSLVIVFILSWLYPLLAFIIKKQSKGPVLFKQMRTGKKNEPFWCYKFRSMYVNVGDESQQAKKGDSRITPIGKFLRCSSLDEMPQFFNVLIGDMSVVGPRPHMIKHTSDYNDHINNFMVRHFVKPGITGLAQVSGLRGETKEVSDMVRRVNKDIEYVQRWSLIKDIKICFLTIIVTLKGDKNAF
- a CDS encoding alpha-L-fucosidase, coding for MKKLFLLFNFFYIIHSLYSHEFIKPPMPFGPIPSQKQIDWQEMESYAFIHFSLNTFTNKEWGYGDESPELFNPTALDARQWAKVVKEAGMKGIILVAKHHDGFCLWPSAYTERSVKNSPWKNGKGDVIKELAVACKEYDLKLGLYLSPWDRNHPDYGKPAYITYFRNQLKELLTNYGDVFEMWFDGANGGDGYYGGANEIRKINTLQYYDWDETYKLIYKMAPKTLVWGIGPSEARWIGNEEGFANATNWSLLRQKDDLAGKVHYSEFMSGHEDGEKWVPGEADVSIRPGWFYHEVEDDKVRSLDEMVDIYYKSIGRNATLLLNLPPDKRGLINQYDITRLKEFTAVIQSDFKTELLVATKVTAVNIRGNDDTFSAKNLIDGDKNSYWATDDGIKTAAVVFEFNTPTAVNRLLLQEYIQLGQRIKAFTVEAKVDGKWKTIATETTIGYKRILRFDRVVASALRVTITDAKASIVLSNIQAFNAPTFVHIPEINRDKNGEVTMQSEAGNRIYYTLDGAVPTAKSTLYKAPFRYNKAVQIKAIAVNISENRSSAVQTAQYGMSKEKWKIETASSGDRDSAIRIIDGNSTTGWSFGDDKHQLPQEVSIDMGKLIVIKGFSYVPQQVGNNLDLISNYEFYTSIDNIQWTKQSEGEFSNIKNNPIEQIKLFSKVKARYIKFVAKAKIGKGNSLTIGEINVIE
- the nagB gene encoding glucosamine-6-phosphate deaminase, whose protein sequence is MIKEGISYKEAGKFEETRFEKIHNVIFDSSKEASVLVAHEIANLIQLKEELGEPCILGLATGSSPIKVYEELVRLHKEEGLSFANVVTFNLDEYYPMDKNNIQSYHHFMHEHLFDHVNILPENINIPDGNISSEELQQYCIDYEMKIKSYGGLDFQLLGIGRTGHIGFNEPGSHINSGTRSITLDHLTRVDAASSFLGIDNVPRRAITMGIGTVRNAKRIVLLAWGISKADILKNTIEGEVSSQVPATYLQEHSNTTFVLDSEASSELTRVKTPWLVKSCVWTEELKLKAVVWLSELTTKPILKLTDKDYNDNGMSGLIAEEGTAYNLNIKMFNLLQHTITGWPGGKPDADDTYRPERSNPSKKRVIIFSPHPDDDVISMGGTFDRLVEQGHEVHIAYQTSGNIAVSNEEALKFAEVSSVLNSESKESNSIINFLKNKGKNDIDSVEVQKLKGLIRRSESLGATRYLGVPDTNVHFLDLPFYETGTVKKGNLTAVDIKIMCNLIEDIKPHQIYAAGDLADPHGTHKVCLDSLFEALKQLKHNSYMDDCWVWLYRGAWHEWESYQIEMAVPMSPDQVLKKRHAIFYHQSQKDGVMFQGDDSREFWVRAEDRNRETAKKYNDLGLAEYAAIEAFKRYHF
- a CDS encoding LytR/AlgR family response regulator transcription factor, producing MKIKCLIIDDEPLAINVIKNYIEQIEDLELINSFSNSIEGLNFLKNNSVDVIFLDINMPVLDGINFIKSLENPPLLIITSAYDEFAIETYELDVLDYLVKPIEFPRLMKAVNKINKRLDTTHKTPQENSKDHPFIFVKIDKKKMKKIFLDEILVIESLKDYLKINTTSGKYIIHSTLSDFTSLLPERDFIRIHRSYTVAIDKIDAVEGNSIEIEGLRYVIGRSYIDEVKQRILNSAI
- a CDS encoding sensor histidine kinase; this translates as MIFNSNKFHKIPLHYHIIFWLIYFVFNTFRWGSYFNDYLYSLKSNLLGFPIHMTLCYLNILVLMPNLVYKKRYLTYVIVLLIALFSMVLIKFNLTYLLISRNVWPEGPEHVDKLSLNYTIDMMIGELYVITFVTAIKITLDFIKEHKRVTDLEKSNLETELLFLKSQISPHFFFNTLNNIYSLSVEKSNKTPKIILKLSELMRYMLYETQSKKQTLENEILCIQNYLDLERIRHDERLEVNMYISGDIQDKEISPMLLLTFIENSFKHGVNKNVGHVKIDINFKIKEDFLYFSVSNPMPTITKHVDNFNKSSGIGIENVKKRLELGYNKNDYKLSIKNKNNIFVIKLKIKVS